From the genome of Procambarus clarkii isolate CNS0578487 chromosome 66, FALCON_Pclarkii_2.0, whole genome shotgun sequence:
gtcactcttggctcgtatgcgcactatggccaaatttggacgtaatttgaaatgaaatcgactcacaaaagtgacgtactgttccgttttctgtttgagtcgtccggcttactcggtaagctaGAACAGGCAactttcaattcacgtttttcataacgatTTGAaacttatgagaatttcctgcccacctaacctatcagaggacccttaacttacagctgttgaaaaaaaaaatccaaaatttattttcatttttttttcattttcaaattacgtccactttcggccatacgggcaaacggccaaaagcgacgttatttttaagaggacaggttgcaaacaacaaggaagcctggtcgacaaccgggccgtggggtcgctaagccccggaatcacctcaaggtaacctcaaggtaagggcccAGGGGTCAGGTTTAGTATTAATACAAAACCAAAATAATTCTATAATGTTAAGAGCACAAGTTGGACAAATTGTATAGTTAGGAACCAGGTTAATACTTGGGGTCATAAGAGAGGAACACCATATtcgtgtttccaggatgaggaacACATCCCGAGCGCCAGCAGGAGGCAGGAACACATCCCGAGCGCCAGAAGGAGGCAGAAACACATCCCGAGCACCAGCAAGAGGCAGGAACACATCCCGAGCACCAGCAGGAGGCAGGAACACATCCCGAGCGCCAGCAGGAGGCAATAACACATCCCGAGCACCAGCAGGAGGCAATAACACATCCCGAGCGCCAGCAGGAGGCAATAACACATCCCGAGCGCCAGCAGGAGGCAGAAACACATCCCGAGCACCAGCAAGAGGCAGGAACACATCCCGAGCGCCAGCAGGAGGCAATAACACATCCCGAGCGCCAGCAGGAGGCAATAACACATCCCGAGCGCCAGCAGGAGGCAATAACACATCCCGAGCGCCAGCAGGAGGCAGAAACACATCCCGAGCGCCAGCAGGAGGCAGGAACACATCCCGAGCACCAGCAGGAGGCAATAACACATCCCGAGCGCCAGCAGGAGGCAATAACACATCCCGAGCGCCAGCAGGAGGCAATAACACATCCCGAGCGCCAGCAGGAGGCAATAACACATCCCGAGCGCCAGCAGGAGGCAATAACACATCCCGAGCGCCAGCAGGAGGCAATAACACATCCCGAGCGCCAGCAGGAGGCAATAACACATCCCGAACGCCAGCAGGAACATTTCCTTATCCCACACCACAGCCTTACGGGGCTCGACCTCTCGTTCCGAGCTCCGGCCGTCCTCCCGGCATCTGCTCGACCGAGGAATTCAATCACGTTCTTAAGAGGGTGTTTGGCGGGGTGGTGAGGAGGTGGCTGTTGTTTGTGGTCCGCACCACCAGGGGTTAAAGTGGTTTCCTGGAGACGTAATGCACTTTGAGGCTTGAATTGGACTGTTACGCTCCCAGGTACACgctagttgttgttgtggtgatcttcACTCTCAGCTCCTGCTGTTGTGGTGATCTTCACTCTCATCT
Proteins encoded in this window:
- the LOC123769349 gene encoding involucrin-like; this encodes MDYVVRKPITQEAGTHPERQKEAETHPEHQQEAGTHPEHQQEAGTHPERQQEAITHPEHQQEAITHPERQQEAITHPERQQEAETHPEHQQEAGTHPERQQEAITHPERQQEAITHPERQQEAITHPERQQEAETHPERQQEAGTHPEHQQEAITHPERQQEAITHPERQQEAITHPERQQEAITHPERQQEAITHPERQQEAITHPERQQEAITHPERQQEHFLIPHHSLTGLDLSFRAPAVLPASARPRNSITFLRGCLAGW